One window of the Eucalyptus grandis isolate ANBG69807.140 chromosome 8, ASM1654582v1, whole genome shotgun sequence genome contains the following:
- the LOC120286661 gene encoding uncharacterized protein LOC120286661, with protein MGEIAKEANGYHEKPVKPVSDVDSGQDKGHGDVEEDSEVKSLLPPRRGGMIRSSEKTRRKVQWNDSNGNSLTEVLEFQPSEPSDSDDDDNDSCVCTIM; from the exons ATGGGTGAGATCGCTAAGGAAGCAAATGGCTACCATGAGAAGCCTGTGAAGCCTGTGAGTGATGTAGACTCTGGACAGGATAAGGGTCATGGCGATGTAGAAGAGGACAGTGAGGTGAAGTCGTTGTTGCCGCCGAGACGTGGTGGCATGATTAGAAGCTCCGAGAAGACTAGGAGGAAGGTGCAGTGGAATGACAGCAACGGCAACAGTCTCACCGAGGTGTTGGAGTTTCAACCGAG TGAGCCAAGCGACAGTgacgatgatgataatgattCTTGCGTATGTACCATAATGTAG
- the LOC104414441 gene encoding LOW QUALITY PROTEIN: uncharacterized protein LOC104414441 (The sequence of the model RefSeq protein was modified relative to this genomic sequence to represent the inferred CDS: inserted 1 base in 1 codon) has product MGCFLACFGLSKKRRRRRKPIHPGDQVGHGKYEPLDNSSQLDLEIGQDSSTSTSSLSKKQSSAKTRKKVRFNLNVQTYEPIPNADPYFSDSDKEGDKRRPDDETSRLDPSPTLLDEGSIASTGARYSENHRYQNCRDCSDEEDELLDDDSDFELEDEDDDIGSDEDIDFYGNMQDSGMSQKHIPLQFNSPVSSSMKEQVSLWRSDLDKTETPISSHHSMSVLETKTLNTSENARCRTQYVDSVLNPVENLVQWKXIKANAMQVKHQLKENVALEKQSSAPFSPNASFSPSASSLGSNPVASKSKPLGTVNTSLSNWLVSSNAVPSKNAPVSKSSAVLFKTV; this is encoded by the exons ATGGGGTGCTTTCTTGCGTGTTTCGGGCTCTCCAAGAAGCGGAGGCGCAGAAGAAAGCCGATCCATCCTGGAGACCAA GTTGGCCATGGGAAGTATGAGCCTCTCGATAACTCGTCCCAACTAGATCTGGAAATCGGTCAGGACTCCAGCACCTCGACTTCTTCCTTGAG CAAGAAACAATCTAGTGCGAAGACCCGAAAGAAAGTCCGGTTCAACTTGAATGTCCAGACCTATGAGCCTATCCCGAATGCGGATCCTTATTTCTCGGATAGCGATAAAGAGGGAGATAAGAGAAGACCCGATGATGAAACATCCCGGCTAGATCCGTCCCCGACGCTACTCGACGAGGGTTCAATCGCTTCGACAGGTGCTCGCTATTCAGAGAACCATAGGTATCAGAACTGCAGGGACTGCTCTGATGAGGAAGATGAGTTGCTCGACGATGACAGCGATTTCGAACtcgaagatgaggatgatgatatAGGCAGTGACGAGGATATTGACTTCTACGGCAATATGCAGGATTCTGGAATGAGCCAGAAGCATATTCCCCTGCAATTCAATTCCCCAGTGTCTTCGAGTATGAAAGAGCAAGTATCTCTGTGGCGGTCAGATTTGGACAAGACTGAAACCCCGATATCATCCCATCATTCCATGAGTGTCCTAGAAACGAAAACTCTGAACACAAGTGAAAATGCTCGATGTAGGACTCAGTACGTTGATTCTGTACTAAACCCAGTCGAAAATCTTGTGCAGTGGA GAATCAAGGCGAATGCGATGCAGGTTAAGCACCAGCTCAAGGAGAATGTAGCATTGGAGAAACAATCTAGCGCGCCATTTTCACCGAATGCTAGCTTTAGTCCCTCAGCTTCCTCTTTGGGATCTAATCCAGTTGCTTCTAAATCTAAACCTCTTGGCACGGTGAACACGAGCCTTTCAAACTGGTTGGTCTCGTCCAACGCTGTTCCGTCCAAGAATGCACCTGTTAGTAAGAGCAGCGCCGTCTTGTTCAAGACCGTTTGA
- the LOC120287231 gene encoding pentatricopeptide repeat-containing protein At4g11690-like encodes MAKNGLVPYPSAFNTLLSSLVRSGSFDEAWRLFSDSRAKVGVVDERSLGIMVKGCCEAGRLDRGFEVFAQLKEMNWSPVAYVYTTLIDGYCKHGDVGRAGELFSEMSELGLVAKRNTYRVLIDGYLRKGMKEDGLELYRKMKVSGVVPSVHTCNLMINVLCKGGDVNGAFELFDEMGERGIAYSVVTFNTLIQGLCRDSRVWEAERLVDLMKRSGINPDVITYNTLIHGFCNCGKLDKAFTLFDQLKSNGHSPSLVTYNTLIAGSARAKNLPAVTDLVKEMEERGIAPSKVTYTILIDAFARSDDMEKASDIYASMQKAGFIPDVHAYGVLVHGLCMNGNMNEASKLFKSMCDGCVEPNDVIYNTMIHGYCMEGSSYRALSLLSEMGKKGMVPNFGSYSRTIEVLCKDQKWEEAEDLLNAMVKLGLKPSVSLHNVIAKAKSGTS; translated from the coding sequence ATGGCGAAAAATGGCCTCGTTCCCTACCCGAGCGCCTTCAACACTCTGCTGAGTTCTCTCGTTCGGTCGGGCTCGTTCGACGAGGCATGGCGTCTGTTCAGTGATTCCAGGGCCAAAGTCGGTGTCGTCGACGAGCGGAGCCTCGGGATCATGGTGAAGGGCTGTTGCGAAGCCGGTCGCTTGGACCGGGGTTTTGAGGTTTTCGCTCAGTTGAAGGAGATGAACTGGTCTCCAGTGGCTTACGTGTACACGACCTTGATCGACGGCTATTGCAAACACGGCGACGTCGGAAGGGCGGGAGAATTGTTCTCCGAGATGAGCGAGTTGGGTTTAGTCGCCAAACGCAACACCTACAGAGTTTTGATTGATGGGTATTTGAGAAAAGGCATGAAGGAAGATGGTCTGGAGCTGTACCGAAAGATGAAGGTGAGCGGGGTTGTTCCGAGCGTACATACTTGCAATCTCATGATCAATGTGCTTTGCAAGGGAGGTGATGTGAACGGAGCCTTCGAACTGTTTGATGAAATGGGCGAGCGAGGGATCGCGTATAGTGTTGTCACATTCAACACTCTCATTCAGGGGCTGTGTCGTGACTCGAGGGTTTGGGAAGCTGAGAGGTTAGTGGACTTGATGAAAAGGAGTGGTATTAATCCAGACGTGATTACCTATAACACGCTCATACACGGATTTTGTAATTGTGGGAAGTTGGATAAAGCTTTCACCTTATTTGATCAACTGAAGTCAAATGGTCATTCCCCATCCTTGGTGACATACAACACTTTAATTGCAGGATCTGCTAGAGCCAAGAATTTGCCTGCGGTGACTGATTTGgtgaaggagatggaggagagaggcatCGCTCCTTCGAAAGTGACCTATACTATTCTAATAGATGCCTTCGCGCGATCAGATGACATGGAGAAAGCATCGGACATCTATGCATCCATGCAGAAGGCTGGATTCATTCCTGATGTGCACGCATATGGTGTCTTAGTACACGGGTTGTGCATGAATGGTAATATGAACGAAGCATCGAAGTTATTCAAGTCGATGTGTGATGGATGCGTAGAGCCCAATGATGTGATATACAACACAATGATCCACGGATACTGCATGGAGGGCAGCTCGTACAGGGCCCTGAGTTTGCTTTCAGAAATGGGCAAGAAAGGAATGGTTCCTAACTTCGGCAGCTACAGTCGTACTATTGAGGTTCTTTGCAAGGATCAGAAGTGGGAAGAGGCAGAGGATTTACTGAATGCCATGGTGAAGCTAGGTTTGAAACCGTCTGTTTCTCTTCATAATGTGATTGCAAAGGCAAAGAGTGGCACAAGTTAG